One Spinacia oleracea cultivar Varoflay chromosome 4, BTI_SOV_V1, whole genome shotgun sequence DNA segment encodes these proteins:
- the LOC130471389 gene encoding uncharacterized protein, whose protein sequence is MDAGFVRPSQYPDWVANVVLVPKPNGTGRMCVDYTNLNKASPKYSFPLPKIDRLVDPTAGNIEAYIDDMIVKSKQRAAHIADLRETFVTIRTYNMRLNPKKFLSGAGDKCHYFFKAIRKKVKFEWSDEAEAALVKLKDHLHTLPRLVSPLQGETLYMYLAVSEHSLSAVLLTEREGVQMPVYFVSHVLQNAKIRYPTVEKFGLALFIASKKLRPYFLAHTLVVYTDQPLKLPFTKLEALGQMLNWAIELNAFDITYEPSKAVKVQACVDFIVEMTRPVFAKNTKTVWTLYVDGSSTQNGCGAGIICPSLEGDTFEYVMRFNFQASNNEAEYEALLCGIKMCKAAGAEEILALSDSQLIVIQVNGTYEDRDPTMIKYMQAVHQEMEQLKSFEVKQVPRSENNPAHALSKLASSASCDTPRHVF, encoded by the exons ATGGATGCAGGGTTTGTACGACCTAGCCAATATCCGgactgggttgctaatgtgGTCCTCGTCCCAAAACCAAACGGCACCGGGAGGatgtgtgttgactacaccaacctcaacAAGGCAAGTCCCAAATACAGCTTCCCATTGCCAAAGATCGACCGGCTTGTCGACCCCACGGCGGG AAACATTGAGgcttatattgatgatatgatagtaAAGAGTAAGCAGCGGGCGGCACATATAGCTGATTTGAGGGAGACATTTGTGACGATTCGaacttacaacatgaggttgaatcctaagaa GTTCCTTTCCGGAGCCGGGGATAAATGTCACTACTTTTTTAAAGCAATCAGAAAGAAGgtcaagtttgaatggtcggatgAGGCGGAGGCTGCACTGGTAAAATTAAAAGATCATTTGCACACATTACCCCGTCTTGTTAGCCCTTTACAGGGAGAGACTTTATACATGTATCTTGCTGTATCTGAACACTCGCTGAGTGCCGTTCTGCTGACAGAAAGGGAAGGAGTACAGATGCCAGTGTACTTTGTGAGTCATGTACTTCAAAACGCTAAAATTAGATACCcaacagtggaaaagtttggtcTAGCCTTGTTCATTGCCAGCAAgaagctccgtccttatttccTAGCCCACACATTAGTGGTTTACACTGACCAACCACTTAAACTGCCTTTCACGAAGCTGGAGGCGTTAGGCCAAATGTTGAATTGGGCTATTGAGTTGAATGCCTTCGACATCACTTATGAACCCAGCAAGGCCGTCAAGGTGCAAGCTTGTGTAGATttcattgttgaaatgacgaggcctgTCTTTGCCAAGAATACCAAGACGGTGTGGACACTGTATGTGGATGGTTCATCCACACAGAACGGATGTGGAGCCGGGATAATCTGTCCATCGCtagaaggagatacttttgagtatgttatGCGGTTCAACTTTCAGGCGTCCAACAATGAGGCCGAGTATGAGGCCCTGCtctgtggcattaaaatgtgtaaagCGGCTGGCGCCGAGGAGATCTTAGCCCTATCTGATTCTCAACTGATTGTGATCCAAGTCAATGGAACTTACGAGGATAGAGATCCGACGATGATTAAGTATATGCAGGCCGTCCACCAAGAGATGGAGCAACTGAAAAGCTTTGAAGTAAAGCAAGTCCCTCGTTCTGAAAACAATCCAGCCCATGCATTGTCAAAATTGGCCAGCTCTGCATCCTGTGATACCCCTCGTCACGTGTTCTAG
- the LOC130471388 gene encoding uncharacterized protein — protein sequence MYVQGTTDSTWCKYFPGTLKGVASKWFERLPAGTIRSFSELELLFSTRFMAHKEEKKTSMHLSRIQQGKDKSLRSYVKRFNLEAGQIPDLPDGVAFDKFIRGLKKVSFKFDLVKKSVRTMAEVLDEAEAFIHTTEICSVPKEPRGSDIAKPTAKNEKIEKKSLPNGTWAIARELDRAPGASGQKRSRTYDRERFEYNTDMYTILMDVGSKYEIDRPFLLKLPPESRDPKLYCHFHSDIGHDTKECKSLKRALDGLAAKGFLKSYISRNTGGSKKPFYKKNKSPPSEEDGNRTNLEFVAVISGGLAAGGPTMRGQKDYAKRLGQVMLSGKATADPFHKVEIGEADRGKIAIPHDDPLVIELKVANLRVRRILVDTGSSCDIISLECLNRLRHDSSKIEKIHYPIIGFGGSVIHPVGIISLPLRMGNKKESRQMDVRFLIVKDLTAYNIILERPTLNRAKAVIVIHLMLLKFVCDDGSVSTIHGDQQQAKDCYLTTLSPEAWGSGEEKDVLGNKRKCGDTQSKSLKETLTISAAHMDERRP from the coding sequence atgtatgttcaaggaacaACCGACTCAACTTGGTGTAAGTATTTCCCTGGTACGCTGAAAGGAGTAGCGTCAAAGTGGTTTGAGAGGCTTCCGGCTGGAACCATTCGCTCTTTTTCTGAGCTCGAGTTATTGTTTTccactcggttcatggctcataaagaagaaaagaagacgagcatgcatttgAGTCGAATTCAGCAAGGGAAAGATAAGTCTCTGAGGAGTTATGTGAAAAGATTCAACTTAGAAGCAGGGCAAATTccagatttgccggatggggtTGCGTTTGATAAATTTATTAGGGGGCTTAAGAAAGTCTCATTCAAGTTTGACTTGGTAAAGAAAAGTGTGCGAACCATGGCAGAGGTGTtagatgaggccgaggcctttATCCACACAACAGAAATTTGCAGCGTCCCAAAAGAACCTCGGGGAAGTGATATCGCTAAGCCGACAGCTAAGAATGAAAAAATTGAGAAGAAGAGTCTGCCTAATGGGACTTGGGCTATTGCAAGAGAGTTAGACAGGGCTCCCGGGGCGTCAGGTCAGAAGAGGTCCAGAACTTATGACCGGGAGAGATTCGaatataacacagacatgtacacaatcctGATGGACGTTGGGTCCAAGTATGAGATTGATCGACCGTTTCTTCTGAAGTTACCGCCAGAGAGTAGGGACCCCAAGCTGTATTGTCACTTTCATAGTGATATTGGACATGACACCAAAGAGTGTAAGAGCCTGAAAAGGGCACTGGATGGCCTAGCCGCTAAGGGATTCCTAAAGAGTTATATAAGTAGAAACACTGGAGGTTCTAAGAAACCGTtctacaaaaagaacaaatcaCCTCCCTCGGAAGAGGATGGAAATCGTACTAATCTTGAGTTTGTGGCCGTCATATCAGGAGGGTTGGCCGCCGGAGGGCCAACCATGAGAGGTCAGAAAGATTATGCCAAGCGGCTGGGGCAAGTGATGTTGTCAGGAAAAGCCACAGCCGACCCGTTCCATAAAGTAGagatcggcgaggccgaccgggGAAAAATAGCCATCCCACATGATGATCCACTGGTAATCGAGTTGAAGGTTGCCAATCTAAGGGTTAGGCGCATCCTGGTTGATACAGGGAGTTCGTGCGATATAATTAGCCTTGAGTGTTTAAACCGACTGCGGCATGATTCctcaaaaatagagaaaattcACTATCCTATTATAGGCTTTggaggtagtgtcatccacccGGTCGGCATCATTTCTCTCCCTCTGCGGATGGGAAATAAGAAAGAATCTCGTCAAATGGACGTCCGTTTcctcatagtgaaagatctgactgcctataatattattttggagCGTCCTACTTTgaacagggcaaaggctgtTATTGTTATTCACTTGATGCTTCTAAAGTTTGTTTGTGATGATGGGAGCGTCAGCACCATACATGGTGATCAGCAGCAAGCTAAAGACTGTTAtttaaccaccttgagtccagagGCATGGGGGTCGGGTGAAGAGAAAGATGTGTTAGGTAACAAACGAAAGTGCGGCGACACACAATCCAAATCCCTGAAAGAAACACTAACTATATCAGCGGCGCATATGGATGAACGACGACCATAG